The following proteins are co-located in the Pseudomonas fluorescens genome:
- a CDS encoding TolC family outer membrane protein, translated as MRLHLFKAIPFVLAASFVQAQTLPQAMQQALDVHPEIQAGVNSRIAADYQLRAAQGGYLPRVDLNAGYGREGTDNSTTRAANGPNGNHWDTLNRGESSLRLQQMIFDGFATSSEVGRQQANVNSRAYSLLGTSERTGLTVAQVYLDVLTRREFVRLAEENLRNHERIYDQIKLRTQRGVGNGADQDQAEARLAQARNNLITEQTNLADSQVNYLSAVGQMPDQLERPAPFMAMLPADLNEARRQMLDNSPILRSAESDISAAESQYEAAKSSFYPRFDAELGTNADNNVSGDASHSNGWEAMVRMRFNLFAGGSNKADLQSKSYQASQALDIRNNALRQLNEELGLAWNALNNANAQLPVAQQYVDHSTRVRTSYQQQFSLGQRTLLDLLDSENELFTASRRLEEIKNIQLFTQYRIKATMGELLKSQGVVAPMASVVQNDVKPKVQLPGMN; from the coding sequence ATGCGTCTGCACCTGTTTAAGGCAATACCGTTCGTCCTCGCCGCCAGTTTTGTACAAGCCCAAACATTGCCCCAGGCCATGCAACAGGCGCTGGATGTGCACCCGGAAATTCAAGCCGGTGTGAACAGCCGTATCGCCGCCGATTACCAATTGCGCGCCGCCCAAGGTGGTTACCTGCCGCGCGTTGACCTGAACGCCGGTTACGGCCGTGAAGGCACCGACAACTCCACCACCCGCGCCGCCAATGGCCCAAACGGCAACCACTGGGACACGCTCAATCGCGGCGAGTCCAGCTTGCGCCTGCAACAAATGATTTTTGACGGTTTCGCCACCTCCAGCGAAGTCGGGCGTCAACAAGCCAACGTTAATTCTCGTGCTTACTCGTTGCTGGGTACCTCCGAGCGCACCGGGCTGACCGTCGCCCAGGTGTACCTGGACGTGCTGACCCGTCGCGAATTCGTGCGCCTGGCTGAAGAAAACCTGCGTAACCACGAACGCATCTACGACCAGATCAAATTGCGCACCCAGCGCGGCGTTGGCAACGGCGCCGACCAGGACCAGGCCGAAGCGCGTCTGGCCCAGGCCCGCAACAACCTGATCACCGAGCAGACCAACCTGGCCGACTCGCAGGTCAACTACCTCAGTGCAGTCGGCCAGATGCCCGACCAGCTCGAGCGCCCGGCGCCGTTCATGGCCATGCTGCCGGCAGACCTGAATGAAGCGCGCCGCCAGATGCTCGACAACAGCCCGATCCTGCGTTCGGCCGAGTCGGACATATCCGCCGCCGAAAGCCAGTACGAAGCCGCCAAGTCGAGCTTCTACCCGCGTTTTGATGCCGAGCTCGGCACCAACGCCGACAACAACGTATCCGGCGATGCCAGCCACAGTAACGGCTGGGAAGCCATGGTGCGCATGCGCTTCAACCTGTTCGCCGGTGGCAGCAACAAGGCTGACCTTCAATCCAAGTCGTATCAGGCCAGCCAGGCACTGGATATCCGCAACAACGCCTTGCGCCAACTCAATGAAGAACTGGGCCTTGCCTGGAACGCCTTGAACAACGCGAATGCGCAGTTGCCGGTGGCTCAGCAATACGTGGATCACAGCACCCGTGTGCGCACGTCCTACCAGCAGCAGTTTAGTCTGGGCCAGCGTACCCTGCTGGATTTGCTCGACAGCGAGAACGAATTGTTCACCGCTTCCCGTCGTTTGGAAGAGATCAAGAACATTCAGTTATTTACTCAATATCGAATCAAGGCGACCATGGGCGAATTGCTCAAAAGCCAGGGAGTGGTCGCACCGATGGCCTCCGTCGTGCAGAACGACGTGAAGCCTAAAGTCCAACTGCCTGGGATGAATTGA
- a CDS encoding type I secretion system permease/ATPase, with protein MESEVSRVHLSHDPRTLHDDPLLDGLLALCALHQKPASAAMLTTGLPLPSQRLSAELLPRAAARAGLQGRLLQRKLEQIPTIALPALLLLKDGRSTVLVGWQGEDEARILLSESDGGEVLIKREQLAEDYIGKVFFAQPQHKFDVNHGTLIPRARSWFRDTLMRSRWLYTDAIAASFLINIIAMAAPLFVMNVYDRVVPNQATATLWVLAVGIGGAYLFDLILKSLRSLCLDLAGKKTDLIISATLFERIVGMSMKYRPARVGSFAQNIHEFQSLRDFLASLTLTSLIDLPFTLLIFLVIAILGGHLVWIPVLAFPLALGIGYALQKPLVATMERTMALAAERQSSLIETLAGLDAVKVNNAESERQYGWEQTIGTLSRLELRVKLLSGLSMNMTLLIQQLAGVVMIVFGVYQIIDGNLSMGGLIACYMLSGRALSPLASLSGLLTRYQQAKVTMTSVDQMMELPQERNFEERPMSRRTLQGAIECRGLNFTYPNQQNAALKNINLVIKPGEKIGIIGRSGSGKSSLAKLIVGLYQPDSGALLVDGVDVRQIDVSELRHNIGYVAQDIQLLAGTLRDNLVSGARYVEDEMVLQAAELAGVHEFARLHPQGYELQVGERGQNLSGGQRQNVALARALLLNPPILLLDEPTSAMDNTGEERLKQRLQAVVQSKTVVLVTHRASLLSLVDRLLVVDRGQILADGPKAVVMEALKKGQISVA; from the coding sequence GTGGAATCCGAAGTCAGTCGAGTTCATCTCAGTCATGATCCACGCACGCTGCACGACGACCCGTTACTGGACGGGTTGTTGGCGCTTTGTGCCCTGCATCAAAAACCCGCCAGCGCAGCCATGCTCACCACCGGCCTGCCGCTGCCTTCGCAGCGGTTGAGCGCCGAGCTGCTGCCTCGCGCCGCCGCGCGTGCCGGGCTGCAGGGGCGGTTGCTGCAACGCAAGCTCGAACAGATTCCGACAATTGCATTGCCCGCGCTGCTGTTGCTCAAAGACGGGCGCAGTACCGTGCTGGTGGGCTGGCAAGGCGAAGACGAGGCGCGAATCCTGCTCAGCGAAAGCGACGGCGGTGAAGTGCTGATCAAGCGTGAGCAATTGGCCGAGGACTACATCGGCAAGGTCTTCTTCGCCCAGCCTCAGCACAAATTCGACGTCAACCACGGCACCCTGATTCCCCGGGCGCGCTCGTGGTTCCGTGACACCCTCATGCGCTCGCGCTGGCTCTACACCGATGCCATCGCCGCGAGCTTCCTGATCAACATCATCGCCATGGCCGCGCCGCTGTTCGTGATGAACGTGTACGACCGTGTCGTGCCGAACCAGGCCACTGCCACCCTGTGGGTGCTGGCCGTAGGTATCGGCGGTGCGTACCTGTTCGACCTGATCCTCAAAAGCCTGCGCAGTCTGTGCCTGGACCTGGCCGGTAAAAAGACCGACCTGATCATCTCGGCCACGCTGTTCGAGCGCATCGTCGGCATGTCCATGAAGTACCGCCCGGCGCGGGTCGGCAGCTTTGCGCAGAACATTCATGAGTTTCAGAGCCTGCGTGATTTCCTCGCGTCGCTGACCCTTACCAGCCTGATCGACCTGCCGTTTACGCTGCTGATTTTCCTGGTAATCGCGATTCTCGGCGGGCACCTGGTGTGGATTCCGGTGCTGGCGTTCCCGCTTGCCCTCGGCATTGGCTACGCCCTGCAAAAACCGCTGGTGGCGACCATGGAGCGAACCATGGCCCTGGCCGCCGAGCGCCAGTCGAGCCTGATCGAAACCCTCGCCGGGCTGGACGCGGTCAAGGTCAACAACGCCGAAAGCGAGCGCCAGTACGGTTGGGAGCAGACTATCGGCACCCTGAGCCGGCTTGAGTTGCGCGTGAAGTTGCTGTCGGGCCTGTCGATGAACATGACCCTGCTGATCCAGCAATTGGCCGGCGTGGTCATGATCGTATTCGGCGTGTACCAGATCATCGACGGCAACCTCAGCATGGGCGGCCTGATTGCCTGCTACATGCTCAGCGGCCGCGCCTTGAGCCCGCTGGCCTCACTGTCGGGCCTGCTGACCCGTTACCAGCAAGCCAAGGTCACCATGACCTCGGTGGACCAGATGATGGAGCTGCCCCAGGAGCGCAATTTCGAAGAGCGCCCGATGAGCCGTCGCACCCTGCAAGGCGCCATCGAGTGCCGGGGCCTGAATTTCACCTACCCGAACCAACAGAACGCCGCGCTGAAAAACATCAACCTGGTGATCAAACCGGGCGAGAAAATCGGCATCATCGGCCGCAGCGGCTCGGGTAAAAGCTCCCTCGCCAAACTGATTGTCGGCCTTTATCAGCCAGACTCCGGCGCCTTGCTGGTGGACGGCGTCGATGTGCGCCAGATCGATGTGAGCGAACTTCGCCACAACATCGGCTACGTCGCCCAAGACATCCAATTGCTGGCCGGCACCCTGCGCGACAACCTGGTGTCCGGTGCGCGTTACGTAGAAGACGAAATGGTCCTGCAAGCCGCCGAGCTGGCCGGCGTGCACGAATTTGCGCGCCTGCACCCCCAGGGCTATGAGCTGCAAGTCGGCGAGCGTGGGCAAAACCTGTCCGGCGGCCAACGTCAGAACGTCGCCCTGGCGCGTGCATTGTTGCTCAACCCGCCCATCCTGCTGCTGGACGAACCCACCAGCGCCATGGACAACACCGGTGAAGAACGCTTGAAACAACGCCTGCAAGCCGTGGTGCAAAGCAAGACCGTGGTGCTGGTCACCCACCGTGCCTCGCTGCTTTCTCTGGTGGACCGTCTGTTGGTCGTCGACCGTGGGCAGATCCTCGCGGACGGCCCGAAAGCGGTGGTTATGGAAGCGTTGAAAAAGGGGCAGATCAGTGTTGCTTAA
- a CDS encoding HlyD family type I secretion periplasmic adaptor subunit has product MLLKSIKSAVGRYFKGSDSLRNQPLPEVNKALIEDAPRVIRLTIWAIIAFFVFLVVWAGFSSIDEVTRGDGKAIPSSKLQKIQNLEGGIVSELYVKEGQIVEAGAPLIRLDDTRFVSNAGETEALRLAMQLRVERLSAQVDDRPLNIPDEVLKAAPSQAANERSLYESRRQQLKDEVGGLQEQLVQRQQELREFTSKQGQYRSQLSLQRQEINMSEPLVAQGAVSPVEVLRLKRAEMETRGQLDATTLAIPRAESAIKEVQRKIDETRGKFRSEALTQLNEARTELNKAESTGRALEDRVSRTLVTSPVRGIVKQLLVNTVGGVIQPGSDMVEIVPLNDTLLVEAKIRPQDIAFLHPGQEAIVKFTAYDYTIYGGLKAKLERIGADTITDEDKKTTYYMITLRTDRSHLGTDEKPLLIIPGMVASVDIITGKKSILSYLLKPIIKARAEALHER; this is encoded by the coding sequence GTGTTGCTTAAGTCCATCAAAAGCGCGGTTGGCCGCTATTTCAAAGGCTCCGACTCCCTGCGCAACCAGCCCCTGCCCGAGGTTAACAAAGCCCTGATCGAAGATGCACCGCGGGTTATCCGCCTGACCATCTGGGCGATCATCGCGTTCTTCGTATTTCTGGTGGTATGGGCGGGTTTCTCCAGCATTGACGAAGTCACTCGTGGCGACGGCAAGGCGATTCCGTCGTCCAAGCTGCAGAAAATCCAGAACCTGGAAGGCGGCATCGTTTCCGAGTTGTATGTGAAAGAAGGCCAGATTGTAGAGGCTGGCGCGCCGTTGATTCGCCTCGATGACACGCGGTTTGTCTCCAATGCCGGTGAAACCGAAGCCTTGCGCCTGGCCATGCAACTGCGTGTCGAGCGTCTCAGCGCGCAGGTGGATGATCGCCCGCTGAACATCCCTGACGAGGTGCTCAAGGCCGCCCCAAGCCAGGCCGCCAACGAACGCTCCTTGTATGAAAGCCGTCGCCAGCAGTTGAAGGACGAAGTGGGCGGCTTGCAGGAGCAATTGGTGCAGCGCCAGCAGGAACTGCGCGAATTTACCTCTAAGCAGGGCCAGTACCGCAGCCAGTTGTCCCTGCAACGCCAGGAAATCAACATGTCCGAGCCGTTGGTGGCGCAGGGTGCGGTGTCGCCGGTGGAAGTCTTGCGCCTCAAGCGCGCCGAAATGGAAACCCGTGGTCAGCTCGACGCCACCACCCTGGCGATTCCCCGCGCCGAATCGGCGATCAAGGAAGTGCAGCGCAAGATCGACGAAACCCGTGGCAAATTCCGCAGTGAAGCGCTGACCCAGCTCAACGAAGCCCGCACCGAACTGAACAAGGCCGAATCCACTGGCCGCGCCCTCGAAGACCGCGTCAGCCGCACGCTGGTCACCTCGCCAGTGCGCGGTATCGTCAAGCAGTTGCTGGTCAACACCGTGGGCGGCGTGATCCAGCCGGGCAGCGACATGGTCGAAATCGTGCCGCTCAACGACACCCTGCTGGTGGAAGCCAAGATCCGCCCGCAAGACATTGCTTTCCTGCACCCGGGGCAAGAAGCGATCGTTAAATTCACCGCCTATGACTACACCATCTACGGCGGCCTGAAGGCCAAGCTGGAACGCATTGGTGCCGACACCATTACCGATGAAGACAAAAAAACCACTTACTACATGATCACCCTGCGCACCGACCGCAGCCACTTGGGCACCGATGAGAAGCCGTTGCTGATCATCCCCGGCATGGTGGCGTCAGTGGATATCATCACTGGCAAGAAAAGCATCCTGAGCTACCTGCTCAAGCCGATCATCAAGGCGCGGGCCGAGGCGTTGCACGAGCGGTAA
- a CDS encoding TauD/TfdA dioxygenase family protein, whose amino-acid sequence MSATSTVPTATSTAQTFEIRPFPGSVGAEIIGLDLSRPVNDTDFARIHRAHLDHHVVVFRDQRITPEQQIAFSRRFGVLQIHVLKQFLLANHPEILIVSNIIENGQSIGLGDAGKFWHSDLSYKELPSLGSMLHAQELPAEGGDTLFADMHKAWEQLPEHLRKAVECRSAAHSYTARYSESKFEGNWRPTLTPEQLAQVAEVVHPIVRTHPENGRKALFVSEGFTTRIVDLPEDESRDLLAQLYAHSVLPQNIYRHPWQPHDLVFWDNRSLIHLAAGCPSHLRRKLFRTTIQGDAPF is encoded by the coding sequence ATGTCCGCCACCTCTACTGTTCCAACAGCGACCTCTACCGCCCAAACGTTCGAGATTCGCCCGTTCCCCGGTAGCGTCGGCGCCGAGATTATTGGCCTGGACTTGTCCCGCCCGGTCAACGACACGGACTTCGCGCGCATTCACCGCGCGCACCTGGATCACCACGTCGTGGTGTTCCGCGACCAACGCATCACCCCCGAACAACAGATCGCCTTCAGCCGCCGCTTCGGTGTGCTGCAGATCCACGTGCTCAAACAGTTCCTGCTGGCCAACCACCCGGAAATCCTGATCGTCTCCAATATCATCGAAAACGGCCAATCCATCGGCCTGGGTGACGCGGGCAAATTCTGGCATTCGGACCTGTCGTACAAAGAGCTGCCGAGCCTGGGCTCGATGTTGCACGCCCAAGAGCTGCCTGCCGAGGGCGGCGACACGTTATTCGCCGACATGCACAAAGCCTGGGAGCAATTGCCCGAGCACCTGCGCAAAGCCGTGGAGTGTCGCAGCGCTGCGCACTCCTACACGGCGCGCTACAGCGAGAGCAAATTCGAAGGCAACTGGCGCCCGACCCTGACGCCCGAGCAACTCGCCCAAGTCGCGGAGGTGGTACACCCGATTGTGCGCACTCACCCGGAAAACGGCCGCAAAGCGCTGTTCGTCAGCGAAGGGTTCACCACCCGCATCGTCGACCTGCCGGAAGACGAAAGCCGCGACCTGTTGGCGCAGCTCTACGCCCACAGCGTGCTGCCGCAAAACATCTACCGCCACCCGTGGCAGCCCCACGACCTGGTGTTCTGGGATAACCGCTCGCTGATTCACCTGGCCGCAGGTTGCCCAAGCCATCTGCGCCGCAAGCTGTTTCGCACCACCATTCAGGGCGACGCGCCTTTCTGA
- a CDS encoding ABC transporter ATP-binding protein, whose product MNAPLQGHAASNRNTTVEPLLAVDNVSLEYRTPERVVRATHQVSFEIDPADRYVLLGPSGCGKSTLLKSVAGFIKPCEGEIRLLGQKVDEPGPDRIVVFQEFDQLPPWKTVKQNVMFPLLASKTLKRREAEERALHYLEKVGLSAFAEAYPHTLSGGMKARVAIARALAMQPKILLMDEPFAALDALTRRKMQEELLLLWEEVRFTLLFVTHSIEEALVVGNRILLLSPHPGRVRAEIHSHQYDLHSLGGVEFQASARRIHRLLFDEAPEAERELGFADIRIAY is encoded by the coding sequence ATGAACGCGCCCCTGCAAGGCCACGCGGCCAGCAACCGGAACACCACCGTCGAACCCCTGTTGGCGGTGGATAACGTCAGCCTTGAATACCGTACCCCCGAGCGCGTGGTGCGGGCCACGCACCAGGTCAGCTTCGAGATCGACCCGGCCGACCGTTACGTACTGCTCGGCCCCTCAGGCTGCGGCAAGTCCACCTTGCTCAAATCCGTCGCCGGGTTTATCAAGCCCTGCGAAGGCGAGATTCGCCTGTTGGGGCAAAAGGTCGATGAGCCCGGCCCGGATCGCATTGTGGTGTTTCAGGAATTCGACCAACTGCCGCCGTGGAAAACCGTCAAGCAGAACGTGATGTTCCCGCTCCTGGCGTCGAAAACCCTGAAGCGGCGCGAAGCCGAAGAGCGGGCCCTGCATTACCTCGAAAAAGTCGGCCTCAGTGCGTTCGCCGAGGCTTACCCGCATACCCTTTCCGGCGGCATGAAAGCCCGCGTGGCCATTGCCCGTGCGCTGGCCATGCAACCGAAAATCCTGCTCATGGATGAACCCTTCGCCGCCCTCGACGCCTTGACCCGACGCAAGATGCAGGAAGAGTTGCTGCTGCTGTGGGAAGAGGTGCGCTTTACCCTGTTGTTCGTCACCCACTCCATCGAAGAAGCGTTGGTGGTGGGCAATCGCATCCTGTTGCTGTCGCCGCATCCCGGGCGGGTGCGGGCGGAAATTCACAGCCATCAATATGACCTGCACAGCCTGGGGGGTGTGGAGTTCCAGGCGTCGGCGCGGCGGATTCATCGCCTGCTGTTCGATGAAGCGCCCGAGGCCGAACGTGAGTTGGGTTTCGCCGATATCCGCATCGCCTACTGA
- a CDS encoding ABC transporter permease — protein MRQEFEVTLEPLLSVPVERELPLRQRLWQQGWLRKGLILIVLAIVWEAVARYQNNDLLLPSFLQTSHALFDGLLSGELLSKVSISLAVLIKGYLIGIVLAFALTTLAVSTQLGRDLLSTLTSMFNPLPAIALLPLALLWFGLGQNSLIFVLVHSVLWALALNTYSGFLGVSETLRMAGRNYGLKGMRFVLFILIPAALPSILAGLKIGWAFAWRTLIAAELVFGATSGKGGLGWYIFQNRNELYTDKVFAGLAVVILIGLLVENLVFDTFERLTVKRWGMQR, from the coding sequence ATGCGCCAGGAATTTGAAGTCACCCTCGAACCGCTGCTCAGCGTCCCTGTGGAACGCGAGCTTCCCCTGCGTCAACGCCTGTGGCAACAAGGTTGGCTGCGTAAAGGCCTGATCCTGATCGTGTTGGCGATTGTCTGGGAGGCGGTCGCCCGCTATCAGAACAATGACCTGCTGCTGCCAAGTTTCCTGCAGACCTCTCACGCCCTGTTCGACGGCCTGCTCAGTGGTGAGTTGCTCAGCAAAGTGAGTATCTCGCTGGCGGTGCTGATCAAGGGTTACCTGATCGGCATTGTGCTGGCGTTCGCCTTGACCACGCTGGCGGTGTCGACCCAATTGGGGCGCGACCTGCTTAGCACACTGACCTCGATGTTCAACCCGCTGCCGGCGATTGCCTTGCTGCCGCTGGCGCTGCTGTGGTTTGGCCTGGGGCAGAACAGCCTGATTTTCGTGCTGGTGCATTCGGTGCTGTGGGCCTTGGCGCTGAATACCTACTCCGGGTTCCTCGGCGTGTCGGAAACCCTGCGCATGGCCGGTCGCAACTATGGCCTCAAGGGCATGCGTTTTGTGCTGTTCATCCTGATCCCGGCGGCGCTGCCGTCGATCCTGGCGGGCCTGAAAATCGGCTGGGCGTTTGCCTGGCGTACGTTGATCGCCGCCGAGCTGGTGTTCGGCGCCACCAGCGGCAAGGGCGGCTTGGGTTGGTACATCTTCCAGAACCGTAATGAGCTGTACACCGACAAAGTCTTCGCCGGCTTGGCTGTGGTGATTCTGATCGGCCTGCTTGTAGAAAACCTGGTGTTCGACACCTTCGAGCGGCTGACGGTGAAGCGGTGGGGTATGCAGCGCTGA
- a CDS encoding LysR family transcriptional regulator, protein MQLPDMNLLVALDALLDEGSVVGAARRMNLSPAAMSRTLTRIREAVGDPILVRAGRGLVPTPKALQLQGQVRNVVEQAALLFRSADQVDLRTLRRRFSVRANDFFVGVYGGRLFDTLERMAPLCELCFVPEGDTDDDALREGRLDLRVSNTPPASPEVKVQNLFSTTFVGLARQDHPLFDEEITAARFASYSHISISRRGIARGPIDTALNAQGLERRVAMIAPGFHGAMFMLPDSDLLLPVPKEALLSANRLNLPLRSFPLPISLPTLVLAQSWHPRFDKDPAHKWLRETMRASCHATWLEAQPT, encoded by the coding sequence ATGCAACTACCGGACATGAACCTGCTGGTCGCCCTCGACGCCTTGCTTGACGAGGGCAGCGTGGTGGGTGCCGCGCGGCGCATGAACCTGAGCCCGGCGGCCATGAGCCGCACCCTCACGCGAATTCGCGAAGCGGTGGGTGATCCGATCCTGGTGCGCGCCGGTCGCGGCCTGGTGCCGACGCCCAAGGCGTTGCAGTTGCAGGGCCAGGTTCGCAACGTGGTGGAGCAGGCCGCGTTGCTGTTTCGCTCGGCGGATCAGGTCGACCTCCGCACTTTGCGCCGCCGGTTCAGCGTGAGGGCCAATGACTTTTTTGTCGGGGTGTATGGCGGTCGGTTGTTCGACACCCTGGAGCGCATGGCGCCGCTGTGCGAGCTGTGTTTCGTACCCGAAGGCGACACCGACGACGATGCGTTGCGTGAAGGGCGCCTGGACCTGCGGGTCAGCAATACGCCGCCGGCCAGCCCTGAGGTGAAGGTGCAGAATTTGTTCTCAACCACCTTCGTCGGCCTGGCGCGGCAAGACCACCCGTTATTCGACGAAGAAATCACCGCCGCACGTTTCGCCAGTTATTCCCACATCAGCATTTCGCGGCGCGGTATCGCCCGTGGTCCGATCGACACGGCGCTGAATGCCCAGGGCCTGGAGCGCCGTGTCGCGATGATCGCGCCCGGCTTTCACGGTGCGATGTTCATGCTGCCTGATTCCGACCTGCTGCTGCCGGTGCCCAAGGAAGCCCTGTTGAGCGCCAACCGCCTGAACCTGCCACTGCGCTCATTCCCGCTGCCGATCTCCCTGCCGACGCTGGTTCTGGCTCAATCCTGGCACCCGCGCTTCGACAAAGACCCGGCCCACAAATGGCTGCGCGAGACCATGCGCGCGAGTTGCCACGCCACGTGGCTGGAAGCCCAACCCACTTAA
- a CDS encoding MFS transporter: MTSLAAPALQAAAKPVALNPPVFGPRIIIGLVGVLLAVLVSGLNEMVTKVALADIRGALYIGFDEGTWLVAAYTATSVAAMAFAPWCSVTFSLRRFTLWAIGLFTVLGILCPFAPNYESLLVLRTVQGLAGGALPPMLMTVALRFLPANVKLYGLAGYALTATFGPSLGTPLAALWTEYVGWQWAFWQIVGPCLLAMAAVAYGLPQDPLRLERLKQFNWRGLLLGFPAICMLVIGLLQGNRLAWFESGLITFLLSGGTLLLVLFLINEWSQPIPFFKLQMLGLRNLAFALVVLAGVLMVLTSVIIIPSSFLAQVQGYRPLQTAPVMLLMALPQLIALPLVAALCNLRWVDCRWVLGIGLSLLVLCCIGSAHLTSAWIRDDFYGLYLLQIFGQPMAVLPLLMLSTGSIQPIDGPFASAWFNTVKGLAAVIATAVIEVLTTQRLHFHSTMLVDRLGNSPLADGDAAGLAHRLHQQAVVLTSADLYYVMAGVAVALILLIFWMPTRIFPPRAPT, encoded by the coding sequence ATGACGTCCCTCGCTGCCCCCGCCCTCCAGGCTGCAGCCAAACCTGTTGCGCTGAACCCGCCCGTGTTCGGCCCGCGCATCATCATCGGATTGGTCGGTGTGTTGCTGGCGGTGCTGGTTTCCGGGCTCAACGAGATGGTCACCAAGGTCGCCCTCGCGGATATCCGTGGTGCGCTGTACATCGGCTTTGACGAAGGCACCTGGCTGGTTGCGGCCTACACGGCCACCTCGGTTGCGGCCATGGCGTTTGCGCCGTGGTGTTCGGTGACCTTTTCCCTGCGCCGCTTCACGCTGTGGGCCATCGGTTTGTTCACGGTGTTGGGGATCCTGTGTCCGTTTGCCCCGAACTACGAAAGCCTGTTGGTGCTGCGTACTGTGCAAGGCCTGGCTGGCGGCGCGTTGCCGCCGATGCTGATGACCGTGGCGCTGCGTTTCCTGCCGGCCAACGTCAAGTTGTATGGCCTGGCTGGCTATGCGCTCACGGCCACTTTCGGGCCCAGCCTGGGCACGCCGTTGGCGGCGTTGTGGACCGAATACGTCGGCTGGCAATGGGCGTTCTGGCAGATCGTCGGGCCATGCCTGCTGGCGATGGCCGCCGTGGCCTACGGCTTGCCGCAAGACCCGTTGCGCCTGGAGCGATTAAAGCAGTTCAACTGGCGCGGCCTGCTCCTGGGGTTTCCGGCGATCTGCATGTTGGTGATTGGTCTGTTGCAGGGCAATCGCCTGGCTTGGTTCGAGTCTGGCCTGATCACATTCCTGCTAAGCGGCGGCACCCTGTTGCTGGTGCTGTTTTTGATCAACGAATGGTCGCAGCCGATTCCGTTCTTCAAGTTGCAGATGCTTGGCCTGCGCAACCTGGCGTTTGCCCTGGTGGTGCTGGCCGGCGTGCTGATGGTGCTGACCTCGGTGATCATCATCCCATCGAGTTTCCTCGCTCAGGTCCAGGGTTACCGGCCGCTGCAAACCGCGCCGGTGATGTTGCTGATGGCGTTGCCGCAGTTGATCGCGTTGCCGCTGGTGGCGGCGCTGTGCAACCTGCGTTGGGTGGATTGCCGTTGGGTGCTGGGGATCGGCTTGAGCCTGTTGGTGCTGTGCTGCATCGGCAGCGCACACCTGACCTCGGCGTGGATTCGCGATGACTTCTATGGCCTTTACCTGCTGCAAATTTTTGGTCAGCCGATGGCCGTACTGCCGCTGCTGATGCTGTCCACCGGCAGCATCCAGCCGATTGATGGGCCGTTCGCCTCGGCCTGGTTCAACACTGTAAAAGGCCTCGCGGCGGTGATCGCCACGGCCGTGATTGAGGTACTGACCACCCAGCGGCTGCACTTCCACTCGACGATGTTGGTGGACCGACTGGGCAATTCACCGCTGGCCGACGGCGACGCGGCGGGCCTGGCGCACCGCCTGCACCAACAGGCCGTGGTACTGACCTCTGCGGATCTCTATTACGTCATGGCCGGTGTCGCGGTGGCGTTGATCCTGCTGATTTTCTGGATGCCCACGCGGATCTTTCCGCCTCGCGCACCGACCTAG